The Amblyomma americanum isolate KBUSLIRL-KWMA chromosome 2, ASM5285725v1, whole genome shotgun sequence genome contains the following window.
ACTGTGGTATCGTACCGGCTCATTCGCGCCTATGAGGCCAGTTGCCTTTGTTTTTGCTACTTAGCTATTTCTTGATTAGTGCTTTAAAATGAGTGGATTCTTGCTTGTGGAAAGGGCATTGCACAAAGAAATGCCATATGCTCTGCACTAAATGCTGTAATCAGCGCAAAATAATTTCATTAAATTCAACACAGACATGTGGACGAAGCGACCACGTCGTGCGGTATACATGCAGTGCTCGTGAATATCGCCGCCCAGTTTGGCGATTTGCAGGGAGTGATGCGTCCTGTACCACAATTTATTAACACGGCATAAAAACAAGTACGTAAAGTTGACAGTCACTTGTCAAATGCACGCTGCGCATTACTATAAATAGCGCGACGAAATAGTGTTAAACTGTACGATACATACGCGATGCATGCATTAGTGCGGTGCAGCGAGCAAAGGCTCTCAAGCATACTGAACGCGGGCGATTTGAAAGCCGAATAAAAGCATCACATTCTTGGAAAGAGCGCCACTCAGTGTGTTGGGAAGAGTAATGATTGCCTAATTCGGCACAATTTCGTCGTCAAATGCATAGTGCATGGGCTGCAGTGTGTTATATGCTCGGAAGACCTCCCACGAGCGTCTTTTATGATTACACAGAAAGAACTTGATCGTCAAATAAATGCTACACATTAAACACCGCTCGGCGTCGCGCCGTGCGGACTCCAAACGCATGGGTGTTACACCCCCGGCACATACAGTTCACCAAAGAGCCTCGTCAGAGAGATATGCCGAAGAGTCCCCTGCGTGCCTTCCACAGCACAAACAGCACCGCCATCACGACCACGACGACGCCCACAAAAGCCGTGACCATGTTGCGGTGCCTCATGGCACCACCCTCCTGCTCGACGAATGCCATCCAGATCAAGAAGAGGCCTCCGAGCAGCACGATCACGCCCAGCGAGAAGACGAGCCAGGAGAGCGTCAGGATCTTGGCCATCCGCTCGAGCCAGGAAGACAGCAGCCGGTCGCCGCAGTCGTCGTGCCCCTCAACGGCGATGACGACTCGGTTGAGGCGCGGGGTGATCGCTCCGTACGACAGGGCCCGCGACGAAGGCTTGAGCTGCGAGGCCAGCGAGCACGACGAGCCCTGCAGCGACTCTTCGAAGATGGGCGACAACGTGGGCGCGTACGGGACGAGGTACACCTTGCTGGGCCTTCGGCGAGACCACCTCTTCGGAGGCCTACTCCTGGCGACGTCTGCTGGTGACGTCTGTTCTCGCACGGTGGATGCCTCGAAGCCGTTGTCGTGGTAACGCATGGCGGACAGTTTTCGTGGTAGGTACCCGCGGATGCTACGGCCGCAGGCTGGCTGCAAGACACAAACACAGTGTCCCCTTATACGCTGGGTGGAGTGCGTATTAGTATGCGAACTTTTCGCTAACGGAGTTAAGTTCACCGCATGTATATTACAAAGGAACCAAGCCGCGACTTTCCTTATAGCAGTATACACTCTCAAATGAGGACCAATAGATTTCTCATGGAAGAGCAGCACTAAATTATGAGCTTGACGCTAGTGATTGTATATTTTGACAGCGAAATGCCATTTCGTTCTGCATTCGCTTATCGGGTCATGCGATACACAGCATGATACAGCAAGTAAACGACCCAGACTGATATAACGTCCACAAATCGGAAGAAAATAAAAGAGAGGACGGTCGAAAAATGTGGTACATACTTATCACTGTAAGCTATGTCAAGTGCAGCTCAAACTAATCGAGTAGGCCGCGAACAGGCGGTATTTGTGCGTGTATTTTATTTTATAGTTTCTTTATTTGGCTTGATCTGCTCTATGAAAATGAGGTCATCCTGCCTTTTGGTTATTTGTATCAGTGCCGCCGCCACTTAACGAAGGGGTTATTCCGATTACGCCACTCTTCATCGCCTATCATCTTCCTCCCCCCGGGACATCAGGCTATAGTCGGATGCGTCTCAAGAGCAGAGCAGCTTTTCCTTGTCAAATAACCtccttccagctaatggcgtcggttgattctcatgaccctgctagcgtgacaatgcggggagcggcgccacaatagACCGTACTACAGAGGcaagggattatcccctttcatttATCACTCCCTGCTTGTCACACATGCAAGGTCATGAGCATCGGCCGACGCCAGTAGCTGGAAGGGGCTCCTTGACAggaaaaagccgctgcgttcttgagttgtatccggctatagctttttaaaggggattaaccacctcgtcatgagaatcggtcgacgccatttcCTGGGGGCCCCGTTTGAGGGGTGTTTACCGCTTCCTTCtagagttgtatccaactataacAGTGCACATTTTTCCCGCAATTCGTCGCGACCTTGAttgagaattgtttttttttggggggggggggggaggaaatggcgcagtatctgtctcatatatcgttggacacctgaaccgcgccgtaagggaaaggaaaaagtgaaaaaaaagaggtgccgtagtggagggctccggaataatttctatagaagaagttagcgcaaaacttagacgaagacagagaagaaacacacaagacgacagacgagcgctactaccaactgtttattgaatcttaacacccggaatatatatccgaaaaaacaagcatgcgcagacagttggaggcacacacgtcatacaccagcgccgtgacgaggcgaaagggaatccagaaaatcacattcagaagtataaatctgtaaggaaggatcactcgcgcagcgatcagatagccttttaatgtggaaggcctccagcacaagcctcgctgtgacattggcgctcctgcccagaatctttgttttctcaaatcgtgccctacacgtgctgtcacaggaagaaatatgccgcacaatattagcggttctgtcgttgttttttaaatttctatcatgctcccgtagccggtcattaatgcaacggccagtttgacctacataagaagacccacaagaaaatggtatgctgtacaccacccctgtagcgcatttgacataagaaatgccatgtttctttttgcagccactctcacaagggccagaaatgcgtcggcaaagctttgaaagcttgttgggggctgagaagactaagggcacatggtgcctgccggccaccttcttgaggttgtgtgacactcggtgcacatatggaacaaccaccggctttgatgtcgagaaatccggtcttcttttttgagcgcctttttgtttttgcaggagggtttcagcaatagcagaaataaccggaccagggaagcctaccgccaagaggcgggaaacctgattattgacactctcctgaatgctatgagggcacgatttaagaagggcagactccaggcagagtgacgcaatagctcttttcacaacttttgagtgtgaagagtcgtatctcaacaactctttgttggcacggggggagtacatccagcacacgtggccattacagaacctaagctttaagtccaggaaccgtaactgttgattatcaggcaattcatgcgtaaaaaccaaccctcgtcctaattgattaaaaacagctaaaatctgagaaacaaccgggtcaagggatgtaaaggtcccagcccttaaaaggattaaaaaatcatctacatatctaaaaacttttaaaaccggaccatcacgtaaggcaatttccaaagagcggtcgataaaagctaaaaaaatatcacataaaattggcgctacacaagaaccaatgcaaatacctttgcgctgcagataaaactgattgtcatgtaagataaaggtaacattcaagtaatactctaaaagctttagaaaattatcagttgaaatgccggcattgttctggaacgccaccgcccccgagctttcgatatactctctaacagaggccaacaactcagcatgtggtatcgaataaaacaaatcttcaatgtcgatagaaaaggcagagcatacctgatcgctgtttttaaaaaatcggcaacatcagctGACTTCTTTACCCGGAAGGGGTCATTAATAGACAGAGGTTtaagcttggaaagaagaaatcggctgacgtggtgttgccatgaacccttctcacttacaatagtcctaaacgg
Protein-coding sequences here:
- the LOC144121163 gene encoding uncharacterized protein LOC144121163 isoform X1, encoding MVQLSESARTMTEEQTESDYDYVLFTKHTELVGPDLLEDVLSILAQQNDEAAKNPGEHLDYLSPSGTVEMLFEACAKLRLPLCVQFTAVEYLDRFLLQHVRDVRQEMGVPACVRPANGAVGWDSVKARLGDQVPLRILSCIQIASKMFSSVKPACGRSIRGYLPRKLSAMRYHDNGFEASTVREQTSPADVARSRPPKRWSRRRPSKVYLVPYAPTLSPIFEESLQGSSCSLASQLKPSSRALSYGAITPRLNRVVIAVEGHDDCGDRLLSSWLERMAKILTLSWLVFSLGVIVLLGGLFLIWMAFVEQEGGAMRHRNMVTAFVGVVVVVMAVLFVLWKARRGLFGISL